Proteins from a genomic interval of Mesobacillus sp. S13:
- a CDS encoding DMT family transporter, translating into MFFALVVVTTFLMGSSFTVGKIGLNYVSPLLLVGLRFSIAGLLMAVLVRKRIRPDKLVDWGRIFIIGLMQTAGVMGCIFLSLRTITAGESSILTFTNPLMVVIMGTIFLGIRYRLLQWVGAIIGFIGVFITLGFHLQLTVGTLFGLGAAVFWSIGTILIKQWGSRFNVWVLTAYQMLFGGIILLLMGITLETPKLTITPISISVILWLAIMASIVQFAIWFYLINQGDPGKTSAFLFLAPFFGVLTGWVLLNEVVECHVYAGGALIFTGIFLVNWTFKKANQEFGIGKAAKSVND; encoded by the coding sequence ATGTTCTTTGCGCTCGTTGTCGTTACCACTTTTCTCATGGGCTCTTCTTTTACCGTAGGCAAGATTGGGTTGAACTATGTCTCTCCATTGTTATTGGTTGGTTTAAGATTCTCGATCGCCGGTTTGCTGATGGCGGTACTTGTCAGGAAAAGAATTAGGCCGGATAAGCTGGTTGATTGGGGAAGGATTTTCATCATTGGTTTAATGCAGACTGCAGGGGTCATGGGCTGTATTTTCTTGAGTTTACGTACAATTACTGCTGGTGAGTCATCAATTTTAACCTTCACCAATCCATTGATGGTTGTGATTATGGGGACGATTTTCCTGGGGATTCGATACAGGCTTCTTCAATGGGTTGGTGCAATTATAGGGTTCATCGGTGTATTCATTACATTAGGTTTCCATTTGCAGCTGACAGTTGGTACACTTTTCGGTCTGGGGGCAGCTGTGTTTTGGTCCATCGGGACCATCCTGATCAAACAATGGGGCAGCCGCTTCAATGTTTGGGTGCTGACAGCTTATCAAATGCTCTTTGGAGGCATTATCCTCCTACTGATGGGAATTACGCTGGAAACACCGAAGCTGACGATTACTCCGATTTCTATCTCAGTGATTTTATGGCTGGCAATCATGGCCTCGATTGTCCAGTTTGCCATTTGGTTTTACTTGATCAATCAGGGAGACCCTGGCAAGACGAGTGCTTTCTTGTTCCTGGCACCATTTTTCGGTGTGCTCACTGGCTGGGTACTGCTTAATGAGGTTGTCGAATGCCATGTTTATGCAGGCGGAGCACTGATTTTCACGGGCATTTTTCTGGTGAACTGGACATTTAAGAAAGCGAATCAGGAGTTTGGTATTGGCAAAGCTGCTAAATCAGTAAATGACTAG
- a CDS encoding nuclear transport factor 2 family protein, with amino-acid sequence MGIPQNLRIDCPKDCGNAPKKVLLKELTVALLTRDYSCMNENMADDIRWQVAGDKCIYGKDEIRDAFNENISKEVIQLHIQNIITHGPTGAVNGFFVFDDHSKLSFCDVYTFSSAGKSAKVKEIMSFRVEE; translated from the coding sequence GTGGGAATTCCTCAAAATCTTAGGATTGATTGCCCAAAAGATTGTGGTAATGCACCCAAAAAAGTGTTATTAAAGGAACTTACGGTTGCTCTGTTAACGAGAGATTATTCTTGCATGAACGAAAATATGGCAGATGACATTCGATGGCAGGTTGCTGGCGATAAGTGTATTTATGGAAAAGATGAGATCAGAGATGCTTTTAATGAAAATATTAGCAAAGAGGTAATTCAGCTTCATATTCAAAACATTATCACACATGGTCCGACGGGTGCGGTAAATGGTTTCTTCGTATTTGATGATCATTCCAAACTATCTTTCTGCGATGTCTATACCTTTTCGAGTGCCGGAAAGAGTGCAAAAGTTAAAGAAATTATGTCATTCAGAGTAGAAGAATAA